One window of the Colletotrichum destructivum chromosome 6, complete sequence genome contains the following:
- a CDS encoding Putative zn(2)Cys(6) fungal-type DNA-binding domain-containing protein, which produces MRSQRQILPAGSPAASSASPEQGSTPQYATGISSSAPRRRLHTKIACTSCRRRKLECDGQRPMCSLCASTGRTRCEYDAGPDVTRFAALKTKHEELQRRVTFLEDLFRLLSMRSEAESVEIIGRMRIAIIETDLEDLVKSIKNADLLVQLAPTQSDQTPLASGEHSVDTHLPTMPLDDIFSLLELLKSAVSKLDASAQTALLDTIRHDIDFFTSRKDGRSGSALPK; this is translated from the exons ATGAGATCTCAGCGACAGATTCTACCCGCAGGCtcgccagcagccagcagcgcctCACCAGAACAGGGGTCGACCCCGCAATACGCTACCGGAATCTCCTCAAGTGCTCCTAGACGCCGTCTCCATACAAAGATTGCTTGCACCTCATGTCGTCGGAGGAAATTAGAGTGCGATGGCCAGCGTCCCATGTGCTCACTGTGTGCCAGCACGGGCCGTACAAGGTGTGAGTACGATGCCGGCCCAGACGTTACTCGCTTTGCCGCTCTCAAAACCAAGCATGAGGAACTGCAGCGCCGTGTCACCTTCTTAGAAGACCTCTTCCGCCTGCTGTCGATGCGCTCAGAGGCCGAGTCCGTCGAAATCATCGGCCGCATGCGCATCGCTATCATCGAAACGGATCTCGAAGACCTCGTTAAGTCCATCAAGAACGCCGACTTATTGGTGCAACTGGCCCCCACCCAGTCGGACCAGACACCTCTGGCCTCAGGGGAGCACAGTGTCGACACGCACCTACCAACCATGCCCCTGGACGACATATTCTCTCTCCTCGAGCTTTT AAAATCGGCCGTCTCTAAACTCGATGCCTCGGCCCAGACTGCTTTACTCGATACGATTAGACATGATATAGATTTCTTTACCTCACGCAAAGACGGTCGATCAGGCTCCGCTCTGCCGAAATAG
- a CDS encoding Putative FAD-binding 8, ferric reductase, NAD binding domain-containing protein, with amino-acid sequence MQNSEHRLIIVYAVSALSLLVFFICLRLRSWLSRLGSIVRIPILRYLVYPTLCAQWSLADVLASIAYLALNILCLWFQCPSLSDAGRRAADLALINMVFQYVAWHLDSLTNLLGLGWRSICRLHGLVGIMTLLLLIFHSIVAQLSSKPFPLDVSDNRGAVLKWQAASAIGVLVLLSIPAFKDNFYEVFMRLHQGLAILSIYGIWEHLALQPPLARLCLYVLIGASALSLLFLSCLVVHRNGLLGYGFPRTSINNSGDVIILTLSLSRPVLIDAGQSISLWVLTPSARLRSLWQTHPFVVVSWSDSPLDTLDLLVEPRLGLTQKFLQFSKSQKAQKTCLALFSGPHGTSIPVTDYDVVLMVASGYGIAAQLPYLKKLIYEFNSRKARTRRIHLVWKLGTIELAVAVKDLLDGALMEDTLDDGYILKISIYIEHISQSHDISPRATIVKGTPDFDAILRTEVEGKYIRRVQEKEKRREDMLVLGKLALQLTHASSNSHSVGVG; translated from the exons ATGCAAAACTCAGAACATCGTCTCATTATTGTTTATGCTGTTTCTGCTCTCAGCCTACTTGTGTTCTTCATCtgtcttcgtcttcgctCCTGGCTGTCACGATTGGGATCCATTGTGCGAATTCCTATCCTCAGATATCTCGTTTATCCGACTTTGTGTGCCCAATGGAGTTTGGCGGATGTCTTGGCTTCAATAGCTTACCTGGCGTTGAACATCCTCTGTCTCTGGTTTCAGTGTCCTTCACTCTCCGACGCTGGACGACGTGCGGCTGATTTGGCTCTCATCAACATGGTTTTTCAATATGTAGCATGGCACCTTGACTCACTGACTAATTTGCTTGGTCTTGGATGGCGTTCGATTTGTCGTTTGCACGGCTTGGTGGGCATCATGACTTTGTTGCTACTTATCTTCCATTCGATAGTTGCTCAGTTGTCTTCCAAGCCGTTCCCATTAGACGTATCGGATAACAGAGGGGCGGTTCTG AAATGGCAGGCGGCGTCAGCTATCGGagttcttgtccttctttcTATCCCAGCTTTCAAAGATAACTTCTATGAAGTTTTCATGCGTCTCCATCAAGGCCTGGCAATATTATCTATCTACGGGATATGGGAGCACCTGGCTTTGCAACCGCCGTTGGCGCGCCTGTGTCTCTACGTATTGATTGGCGCATCCGCTCTATCCCTGCTATTTCTATCATGTCTAGTCGTTCATCGTAACGGACTTTTAGGTTATGGCTTCCCTCGGACATCAATCAACAACTCCGGCGACGTCATTATCCTTACACTGTCGCTGTCACGTCCAGTCCTCATTGACGCTGGACAGTCAATAAGTCTTTGGGTACTTACTCCATCGGCGAGACTTCGATCCCTCTGGCAAACCCACCCTTTTGTAGTCGTATCGTGGTCTGACTCGCCTCTCGACACACTTGATTTGTTGGTCGAGCCTCGCTTGGGGCTAACTCAAAAATTTCTCCAGTTTAGTAAATCGCAGAAGGCTCAGAAGACTTGCCTTGCCCTCTTTAGTGGTCCACATGGCACAAGTATTCCAGTCACCGACTATGATGTTGTCCTCATGGTTGCTAGTGGCTACGGGATCGCAGCGCAGCTACCATACTTGAAGAAGCTTATTTACGAATTCAACAGCCGCAAAGCTCGTACTCGCCGCATTCACCTGGTGTGGAAACTGGGCACTATTG AACTGGCGGTTGCTGTCAAGGACTTGCTGGATGGTGCCCTCATGGAAGACACTTTGGATGACGGATAC ATCTTGAAAATATCTATATATATCGAGCACATATCTCAAAGTCATGATATAAGTCCTCGGGCTACGATTGTGAAGGGCACTCCAGATTTCGATGCTATCCTTCGCACGGAAGTGGAAGGCAAGTACATCCGGAGAGTCcaggaaaaagagaagaggagggaggacATGCTAGTCTTGGGCAAGTTAGCCCTCCAACTTACTCATGCTAGTTCTAATTCGCATAGTGTCGGCGTCGGTTGA
- a CDS encoding Putative protein kinase, translated as MSDKASNYKQTNLVHEKRPRHHFENQIHQIEPLRLVKAKQEGNSALATTLIKTASPWATYKKVYKQILGDGDLVLVAEKRGISGDVVDIRRFLELSTEQIKMLQSIQHPNIVTVHEIYSDKTNHHIVYEHMPRSLQEAVGNPYLNRQRLAAIVGQVVEALVYLEKTGLQHGHLSCSCILLHPSGYAKEGVNLGLDDPEHWDSDVVGFLSATTAASSANELSQVGLTPFCF; from the exons ATGTCCGATAAAGCAAGCAATTACAAACAGACCAATCTTGTTCATGAGAAGCGCCCTCGACATCATTTTGAGAACCAAATTCATCAAATTGAACCTTTGAGGCTTGTCAAAGCTAAACAAGAGGGGAACTCTGCATTGGCCACTACGTTGATCAAGACGGCGTCACCATGGGCCACCTACAAGAAAGTCTACAAGCAAATTCTGGGAGACGGTGACCTTGTCCTAGTTGCCGAAAAAAGAGGAATATCTGGCGACGTTGTTGACATTCGCCGCTTTTTGGAGTTGTCTACGGAACAAATCAAGATGCTACAGTCGATTCAACACCCGAACATCGTCACAGTGCATGAAATCTATAGCGACAAGACGAACCACCACATTGTCTACGAGCATATGCCACGATCGCTTCAAGAAGCTGTTGGGAATCCTTATCTCAATCGTCAGCGCCTGGCAGCAATTGTAGGGCAG GTGGTTGAGGCGCTGGTTTATCTTGAGAAAACGGGACTGCAGCACGGCCATCTTAGCTGCTCCTGTATTCTGCTCCACCCCAGTG GATATGCGAAGGAGGGTGTCAACCTAGGGCTTGACGATCCAGAGCACTGGGACTCGGATGTCGTAGGCTTTCTTTCAGCGACAACAGCTGCATCGTCTGCGAACGAGTTGAGCCAGGTCGGTCTCACTCCATTTTGTTTCTAA